In the genome of Streptomyces sp. Tu 3180, the window CGAACGGCGTCAGCCGCGCGCACTCGCCGTACTGGGCGCACTGTTCGTTGACCGCGAAGTCGAAGTCGCCGACCAGCTGCGGGATCTGGTCGAGGTCGTTCTTCAGGCCGACGGCCAGTCCGCGCTCGTGGGCGAGGCGGGCGACGAGGCGGTTGTAGCGGAGCTGGTCGCGGGCGGTGAGCGGGAAGCCGGTGCGGTTGCGGTAGCCGTCCATGTTGTCCGGTTCGACCGCGTCGAAGCCCTTGTCGCGGCACATGTCGAGGCGTTCCGCCATGATCGGCTCCAGGACGTCGGTGCGGCGGATGTCGAGCCAGCGCTCGCCCTCCCAGCCGTTGCCGCGGCCGATCACCGACTCCGGGAAGTCGTCCGCGTCCGGGCGGAAGTCCTCCCAGGCGCCGGTGGACAGGTAGCAGATGACCTTGCGGCCGTCGCGGTGCAGCTGCGCGACCGTCTCCCGCGAGTGGTCGAAGCCGTCGATGTCGTAGACCGGCACGTCGACGGAGGTGTCGAGCCGCCCGCTGAGCTGCCACTGCCAGTCGGTGCCGGGACGGGGCTGCCAGCGGGGGCCGGGCGGAGCCTCCGCGCCGGGTCCGGGCGCGGTCGTGCAGGCCGCGAGCAGCAGGGCGAGCAGCGTGACAAGCAGGGACGGTCGTCTCACCGGGCGGTCTCCAGGACGGGCGGCGGCGCGCTCGGCACCGCGGGTGGCACACGGGAACATCAAGGATGATCGTCGCCGTCCGGCCCCTCGGC includes:
- a CDS encoding endo alpha-1,4 polygalactosaminidase, with translation MRRPSLLVTLLALLLAACTTAPGPGAEAPPGPRWQPRPGTDWQWQLSGRLDTSVDVPVYDIDGFDHSRETVAQLHRDGRKVICYLSTGAWEDFRPDADDFPESVIGRGNGWEGERWLDIRRTDVLEPIMAERLDMCRDKGFDAVEPDNMDGYRNRTGFPLTARDQLRYNRLVARLAHERGLAVGLKNDLDQIPQLVGDFDFAVNEQCAQYGECARLTPFVEADKAVFHVEYELPTGRFCAESRRLGLSSLLKEYDLGAWRRAC